One part of the Girardinichthys multiradiatus isolate DD_20200921_A chromosome 10, DD_fGirMul_XY1, whole genome shotgun sequence genome encodes these proteins:
- the LOC124874649 gene encoding zinc finger protein 345-like isoform X1 — protein sequence MRDRSFNPLIEGGVEATPPAHSPERFLQPWTTEYLSLWTIKSEFHTAGPRKQLETANSSRNHRSISELQRLRVKRRSTGGEKMSERRNLHSDDPAELLIPAASTSELELRKAGVNPMRFGEEIHLNVIKQNLGTKEIKDEEGEVRISFASETVKTEDDEKLCQIKTEKNKVTEPPTSSPTQQIKMEPVGEDHGIAEPVRRLVSNINSKIINEIDSDSSETDVSDNDFWQNSSDPRSEAEDGGYGWSVVPKSGLNDEEVNSSKTAFSCFECGKQFSHKGSLTRHFRVHAGDKPFLCKKCGETFSQRLELKAHRKIHIGEKRFCCEYCGKTFHSRVNLARHVKIHTGEKEFSCCKCEKKFNCNAHLKSHMLVHTDEKPFCCNSCGKSFRRKGEYKVHIRVHSEGSPSICSVCGRSFNCKLNLETHMRIHTGEKPFQCNDCGKTFNYKSHLKGHIKQIHKKEKPFSCRDCGKSFSFRSHLMTHMTIHSVEKPFGCDVCGKRFRAKYNRDKHMRIHTGEKLYDCEICGKRFNRSTNLTVHMRIHSGEKPFVCEECGKSFSAQGSLTHHMIVHTVEKPFSCDVCRKTFRRAVELKIHMRIHTGERPFGCDVCGKRFRQNSTLNMHRKIHKGENSFICHVCGKACRERGSLSRHIRVHTGEKPFSCSVCSKSFKEKGKLTNHMKIHAGKQPELRETF from the exons ATGAGGGACCGATCATTTAACCCGCTGATAGAAGG GGGTGTTGAAGCCACGCCCCCTGCACATTCACCAGAAAGGTTCCTGCAACCCTGGACTACAGAGTATTTGAGCCTGTGGACTATAAAAAGTGAA TTTCATACAGCTGGGCCGAGGAAGCAGCTGGAGACAGCAAATTCTTCCAGAAATCACCGATCCATCTCTGAGCTGCAAAGATTGAGGGTGAAGAGGAGAAGCACAGGTGGAGAGAAGATGTCTGAAAGGAGAAACCTTCATTCAGATGATCCTGCAGAGCTCCTCATACCTGCAGCCTCCACATCAGAACTGGAGCTGAGAAAAGCTGGCGTCAATCCTA TGAGATTTGGTGAAGAGATTCACCTGAACGTCATCAAGCAGAACCTGGGCACTAAGGAGATAAAGGATGAAGAGGGAGAAGTCCGGATTTCTTTTGCTTCTGAAACCGTGAAGACTGAAGATGATGAGAAGCTGTGtcagataaaaactgaaaagaacaAAGTGACAGAACCTCCAACCAGCAGCCCAACTCAACAGATAAAAATGGAACCTGTTGGAGAGGACCATGGAATAGCAGAACCAGTCAGGAGGCTTGTTTCAAACATCAATTCAAAGATTATCAATGAAATAGATTCAGACTCTTCAGAAACTGATGTTAGTGATAATGATTTTTGGCAGAACTCATCAGATCCTAGATCAGAAGCAGAAGATGGTGGCTATGGTTGGAGTGTTGTACCCAAGTCAGGTTTGAATGATGAGGAAGTTAACAGTTCCAAAACTGCCTTCAGTTGTTTTGAGTGTGGTAAACAGTTTTCCCACAAGGGGTCCCTCACAAGACACTTTCGTGTCCATGCAGGAGATAAACCATTTCTCTGTAAGAAATGTGGTGAAACGTTTAGTCAACGCCTGGAACTGAAGGCTCACAGGAAAATCCACATAGGAGAGAAACGGTTTTGTTGTGAGTattgtggaaaaacatttcacagtCGTGTCAATCTAGCCAGACATGTAAAAATTCACACCGGAGAAAAAGAATTCAGTTGTTGtaagtgtgaaaaaaaatttaattgtaaTGCTCACCTGAAGTCGCACATGCTTGTCCACACAGATGAGAAGCCTTTTTGCTGTAACAGTTGTGGGAAAAGTTTTCGCAGAAAGGGAGAATACAAGGTTCACATAAGAGTTCACAGTGAAGGAAGTCCTTCCATCTGCTCCGTCTGTGGGAGAAGTTTTAATTGTAAGTTGAATCTTGaaacacacatgagaattcacactggGGAGAAACCTTTTCAATGTAACGATTGtgggaaaacatttaattataagTCCCATCTTAAGGGACACATAAAACAGATTCACAAGAAAGAAAAACCCTTTAGCTGTAGGGATTGTGGAAAAAGCTTCAGTTTCAGATCACACCTGATGACACACATGACCATCCACTCAGTAGAGAAACCTTTTGGCTGTGATGTCTGTGGTAAACGATTTCGGGCAAAATACAACCGTgataaacacatgagaatccacacaggagagaaacttTATGACTGTGAGATTTGTGGCAAAAGGTTTAACCGCAGCACTAATCTAACCGTTCACATGCGGATCCACTCAGGAGAGAAACCATTTGTTTGTGAGGAGTGTGGGAAGAGTTTTAGTGCACAAGGAAGTCTTACTCACCACATGATAGTTCACACTGTAGAGAAACCTTTTAGCTGTGATGTTTGCAGGAAAACATTTCGTAGAGCAGTAGAGCTCAAAATACACATGAGAATACACACAGGAGAAAGGCCGTTTGGGTGTGACGTTTGTGGAAAGCGTTTTCGCCAAAATTCAACCCTTAACATGCACAGGAAAATCCACAAAGGAGAGAACTCGTTCATTTGTCATGTTTGTGGTAAAGCATGTCGCGAACGAGGATCTCTTTCAAGACACATTAGagtccacacaggagagaaaccatTCAGCTGCAGCGTGTGCAGCAAAAGCTTTAAAGAAAAAGGTAAACTAACAAATCACATGAAAATTCATGCAGGAAAGCAACCTGAACTGAGAGAAACGTTTTAG
- the LOC124874649 gene encoding gastrula zinc finger protein XlCGF57.1-like isoform X4 — translation MRDRSFNPLIEGGVEATPPAHSPERFLQPWTTEYLSLWTIKSEFHTAGPRKQLETANSSRNHRSISELQRLRVKRRSTGGEKMSERRNLHSDDPAELLIPAASTSELELRKAGVNPMRFGEEIHLNVIKQNLGTKEIKDEEGEVRISFASETVKTEDDEKLCQIKTEKNKVTEPPTSSPTQQIKMEPVGEDHGIAEPVRRLVSNINSKIINEIDSDSSETDVSDNDFWQNSSDPRSEAEDGGYGWSVVPKSGLNDEEVNSSKTAFSCFECGKQFSHKGSLTRHFRVHAGDKPFLCKKCGETFSQRLELKAHRKIHIGEKRFCYEKPFCCNSCGKSFRRKGEYKVHIRVHSEGSPSICSVCGRSFNCKLNLETHMRIHTGEKPFQCNDCGKTFNYKSHLKGHIKQIHKKEKPFSCRDCGKSFSFRSHLMTHMTIHSVEKPFGCDVCGKRFRAKYNRDKHMRIHTGEKLYDCEICGKRFNRSTNLTVHMRIHSGEKPFVCEECGKSFSAQGSLTHHMIVHTVEKPFSCDVCRKTFRRAVELKIHMRIHTGERPFGCDVCGKRFRQNSTLNMHRKIHKGENSFICHVCGKACRERGSLSRHIRVHTGEKPFSCSVCSKSFKEKGKLTNHMKIHAGKQPELRETF, via the exons ATGAGGGACCGATCATTTAACCCGCTGATAGAAGG GGGTGTTGAAGCCACGCCCCCTGCACATTCACCAGAAAGGTTCCTGCAACCCTGGACTACAGAGTATTTGAGCCTGTGGACTATAAAAAGTGAA TTTCATACAGCTGGGCCGAGGAAGCAGCTGGAGACAGCAAATTCTTCCAGAAATCACCGATCCATCTCTGAGCTGCAAAGATTGAGGGTGAAGAGGAGAAGCACAGGTGGAGAGAAGATGTCTGAAAGGAGAAACCTTCATTCAGATGATCCTGCAGAGCTCCTCATACCTGCAGCCTCCACATCAGAACTGGAGCTGAGAAAAGCTGGCGTCAATCCTA TGAGATTTGGTGAAGAGATTCACCTGAACGTCATCAAGCAGAACCTGGGCACTAAGGAGATAAAGGATGAAGAGGGAGAAGTCCGGATTTCTTTTGCTTCTGAAACCGTGAAGACTGAAGATGATGAGAAGCTGTGtcagataaaaactgaaaagaacaAAGTGACAGAACCTCCAACCAGCAGCCCAACTCAACAGATAAAAATGGAACCTGTTGGAGAGGACCATGGAATAGCAGAACCAGTCAGGAGGCTTGTTTCAAACATCAATTCAAAGATTATCAATGAAATAGATTCAGACTCTTCAGAAACTGATGTTAGTGATAATGATTTTTGGCAGAACTCATCAGATCCTAGATCAGAAGCAGAAGATGGTGGCTATGGTTGGAGTGTTGTACCCAAGTCAGGTTTGAATGATGAGGAAGTTAACAGTTCCAAAACTGCCTTCAGTTGTTTTGAGTGTGGTAAACAGTTTTCCCACAAGGGGTCCCTCACAAGACACTTTCGTGTCCATGCAGGAGATAAACCATTTCTCTGTAAGAAATGTGGTGAAACGTTTAGTCAACGCCTGGAACTGAAGGCTCACAGGAAAATCCACATAGGAGAGAAACGGTTTTGTT ATGAGAAGCCTTTTTGCTGTAACAGTTGTGGGAAAAGTTTTCGCAGAAAGGGAGAATACAAGGTTCACATAAGAGTTCACAGTGAAGGAAGTCCTTCCATCTGCTCCGTCTGTGGGAGAAGTTTTAATTGTAAGTTGAATCTTGaaacacacatgagaattcacactggGGAGAAACCTTTTCAATGTAACGATTGtgggaaaacatttaattataagTCCCATCTTAAGGGACACATAAAACAGATTCACAAGAAAGAAAAACCCTTTAGCTGTAGGGATTGTGGAAAAAGCTTCAGTTTCAGATCACACCTGATGACACACATGACCATCCACTCAGTAGAGAAACCTTTTGGCTGTGATGTCTGTGGTAAACGATTTCGGGCAAAATACAACCGTgataaacacatgagaatccacacaggagagaaacttTATGACTGTGAGATTTGTGGCAAAAGGTTTAACCGCAGCACTAATCTAACCGTTCACATGCGGATCCACTCAGGAGAGAAACCATTTGTTTGTGAGGAGTGTGGGAAGAGTTTTAGTGCACAAGGAAGTCTTACTCACCACATGATAGTTCACACTGTAGAGAAACCTTTTAGCTGTGATGTTTGCAGGAAAACATTTCGTAGAGCAGTAGAGCTCAAAATACACATGAGAATACACACAGGAGAAAGGCCGTTTGGGTGTGACGTTTGTGGAAAGCGTTTTCGCCAAAATTCAACCCTTAACATGCACAGGAAAATCCACAAAGGAGAGAACTCGTTCATTTGTCATGTTTGTGGTAAAGCATGTCGCGAACGAGGATCTCTTTCAAGACACATTAGagtccacacaggagagaaaccatTCAGCTGCAGCGTGTGCAGCAAAAGCTTTAAAGAAAAAGGTAAACTAACAAATCACATGAAAATTCATGCAGGAAAGCAACCTGAACTGAGAGAAACGTTTTAG
- the LOC124874649 gene encoding gastrula zinc finger protein XlCGF57.1-like isoform X3, which yields MRDRSFNPLIEGGVEATPPAHSPERFLQPWTTEYLSLWTIKSEFHTAGPRKQLETANSSRNHRSISELQRLRVKRRSTGGEKMSERRNLHSDDPAELLIPAASTSELELRKAGVNPMRFGEEIHLNVIKQNLGTKEIKDEEGEVRISFASETVKTEDDEKLCQIKTEKNKVTEPPTSSPTQQIKMEPVGEDHGIAEPVRRLVSNINSKIINEIDSDSSETDVSDNDFWQNSSDPRSEAEDGGYGWSVVPKSGDKPFLCKKCGETFSQRLELKAHRKIHIGEKRFCCEYCGKTFHSRVNLARHVKIHTGEKEFSCCKCEKKFNCNAHLKSHMLVHTDEKPFCCNSCGKSFRRKGEYKVHIRVHSEGSPSICSVCGRSFNCKLNLETHMRIHTGEKPFQCNDCGKTFNYKSHLKGHIKQIHKKEKPFSCRDCGKSFSFRSHLMTHMTIHSVEKPFGCDVCGKRFRAKYNRDKHMRIHTGEKLYDCEICGKRFNRSTNLTVHMRIHSGEKPFVCEECGKSFSAQGSLTHHMIVHTVEKPFSCDVCRKTFRRAVELKIHMRIHTGERPFGCDVCGKRFRQNSTLNMHRKIHKGENSFICHVCGKACRERGSLSRHIRVHTGEKPFSCSVCSKSFKEKGKLTNHMKIHAGKQPELRETF from the exons ATGAGGGACCGATCATTTAACCCGCTGATAGAAGG GGGTGTTGAAGCCACGCCCCCTGCACATTCACCAGAAAGGTTCCTGCAACCCTGGACTACAGAGTATTTGAGCCTGTGGACTATAAAAAGTGAA TTTCATACAGCTGGGCCGAGGAAGCAGCTGGAGACAGCAAATTCTTCCAGAAATCACCGATCCATCTCTGAGCTGCAAAGATTGAGGGTGAAGAGGAGAAGCACAGGTGGAGAGAAGATGTCTGAAAGGAGAAACCTTCATTCAGATGATCCTGCAGAGCTCCTCATACCTGCAGCCTCCACATCAGAACTGGAGCTGAGAAAAGCTGGCGTCAATCCTA TGAGATTTGGTGAAGAGATTCACCTGAACGTCATCAAGCAGAACCTGGGCACTAAGGAGATAAAGGATGAAGAGGGAGAAGTCCGGATTTCTTTTGCTTCTGAAACCGTGAAGACTGAAGATGATGAGAAGCTGTGtcagataaaaactgaaaagaacaAAGTGACAGAACCTCCAACCAGCAGCCCAACTCAACAGATAAAAATGGAACCTGTTGGAGAGGACCATGGAATAGCAGAACCAGTCAGGAGGCTTGTTTCAAACATCAATTCAAAGATTATCAATGAAATAGATTCAGACTCTTCAGAAACTGATGTTAGTGATAATGATTTTTGGCAGAACTCATCAGATCCTAGATCAGAAGCAGAAGATGGTGGCTATGGTTGGAGTGTTGTACCCAAGTCAG GAGATAAACCATTTCTCTGTAAGAAATGTGGTGAAACGTTTAGTCAACGCCTGGAACTGAAGGCTCACAGGAAAATCCACATAGGAGAGAAACGGTTTTGTTGTGAGTattgtggaaaaacatttcacagtCGTGTCAATCTAGCCAGACATGTAAAAATTCACACCGGAGAAAAAGAATTCAGTTGTTGtaagtgtgaaaaaaaatttaattgtaaTGCTCACCTGAAGTCGCACATGCTTGTCCACACAGATGAGAAGCCTTTTTGCTGTAACAGTTGTGGGAAAAGTTTTCGCAGAAAGGGAGAATACAAGGTTCACATAAGAGTTCACAGTGAAGGAAGTCCTTCCATCTGCTCCGTCTGTGGGAGAAGTTTTAATTGTAAGTTGAATCTTGaaacacacatgagaattcacactggGGAGAAACCTTTTCAATGTAACGATTGtgggaaaacatttaattataagTCCCATCTTAAGGGACACATAAAACAGATTCACAAGAAAGAAAAACCCTTTAGCTGTAGGGATTGTGGAAAAAGCTTCAGTTTCAGATCACACCTGATGACACACATGACCATCCACTCAGTAGAGAAACCTTTTGGCTGTGATGTCTGTGGTAAACGATTTCGGGCAAAATACAACCGTgataaacacatgagaatccacacaggagagaaacttTATGACTGTGAGATTTGTGGCAAAAGGTTTAACCGCAGCACTAATCTAACCGTTCACATGCGGATCCACTCAGGAGAGAAACCATTTGTTTGTGAGGAGTGTGGGAAGAGTTTTAGTGCACAAGGAAGTCTTACTCACCACATGATAGTTCACACTGTAGAGAAACCTTTTAGCTGTGATGTTTGCAGGAAAACATTTCGTAGAGCAGTAGAGCTCAAAATACACATGAGAATACACACAGGAGAAAGGCCGTTTGGGTGTGACGTTTGTGGAAAGCGTTTTCGCCAAAATTCAACCCTTAACATGCACAGGAAAATCCACAAAGGAGAGAACTCGTTCATTTGTCATGTTTGTGGTAAAGCATGTCGCGAACGAGGATCTCTTTCAAGACACATTAGagtccacacaggagagaaaccatTCAGCTGCAGCGTGTGCAGCAAAAGCTTTAAAGAAAAAGGTAAACTAACAAATCACATGAAAATTCATGCAGGAAAGCAACCTGAACTGAGAGAAACGTTTTAG
- the LOC124874649 gene encoding gastrula zinc finger protein XlCGF57.1-like isoform X7 → MRDRSFNPLIEGGVEATPPAHSPERFLQPWTTEYLSLWTIKSEFHTAGPRKQLETANSSRNHRSISELQRLRVKRRSTGGEKMSERRNLHSDDPAELLIPAASTSELELRKAGVNPMRFGEEIHLNVIKQNLGTKEIKDEEGEVRISFASETVKTEDDEKLCQIKTEKNKVTEPPTSSPTQQIKMEPVGEDHGIAEPVRRLVSNINSKIINEIDSDSSETDVSDNDFWQNSSDPRSEAEDGGYGWSVVPKSGDKPFLCKKCGETFSQRLELKAHRKIHIGEKRFCYEKPFCCNSCGKSFRRKGEYKVHIRVHSEGSPSICSVCGRSFNCKLNLETHMRIHTGEKPFQCNDCGKTFNYKSHLKGHIKQIHKKEKPFSCRDCGKSFSFRSHLMTHMTIHSVEKPFGCDVCGKRFRAKYNRDKHMRIHTGEKLYDCEICGKRFNRSTNLTVHMRIHSGEKPFVCEECGKSFSAQGSLTHHMIVHTVEKPFSCDVCRKTFRRAVELKIHMRIHTGERPFGCDVCGKRFRQNSTLNMHRKIHKGENSFICHVCGKACRERGSLSRHIRVHTGEKPFSCSVCSKSFKEKGKLTNHMKIHAGKQPELRETF, encoded by the exons ATGAGGGACCGATCATTTAACCCGCTGATAGAAGG GGGTGTTGAAGCCACGCCCCCTGCACATTCACCAGAAAGGTTCCTGCAACCCTGGACTACAGAGTATTTGAGCCTGTGGACTATAAAAAGTGAA TTTCATACAGCTGGGCCGAGGAAGCAGCTGGAGACAGCAAATTCTTCCAGAAATCACCGATCCATCTCTGAGCTGCAAAGATTGAGGGTGAAGAGGAGAAGCACAGGTGGAGAGAAGATGTCTGAAAGGAGAAACCTTCATTCAGATGATCCTGCAGAGCTCCTCATACCTGCAGCCTCCACATCAGAACTGGAGCTGAGAAAAGCTGGCGTCAATCCTA TGAGATTTGGTGAAGAGATTCACCTGAACGTCATCAAGCAGAACCTGGGCACTAAGGAGATAAAGGATGAAGAGGGAGAAGTCCGGATTTCTTTTGCTTCTGAAACCGTGAAGACTGAAGATGATGAGAAGCTGTGtcagataaaaactgaaaagaacaAAGTGACAGAACCTCCAACCAGCAGCCCAACTCAACAGATAAAAATGGAACCTGTTGGAGAGGACCATGGAATAGCAGAACCAGTCAGGAGGCTTGTTTCAAACATCAATTCAAAGATTATCAATGAAATAGATTCAGACTCTTCAGAAACTGATGTTAGTGATAATGATTTTTGGCAGAACTCATCAGATCCTAGATCAGAAGCAGAAGATGGTGGCTATGGTTGGAGTGTTGTACCCAAGTCAG GAGATAAACCATTTCTCTGTAAGAAATGTGGTGAAACGTTTAGTCAACGCCTGGAACTGAAGGCTCACAGGAAAATCCACATAGGAGAGAAACGGTTTTGTT ATGAGAAGCCTTTTTGCTGTAACAGTTGTGGGAAAAGTTTTCGCAGAAAGGGAGAATACAAGGTTCACATAAGAGTTCACAGTGAAGGAAGTCCTTCCATCTGCTCCGTCTGTGGGAGAAGTTTTAATTGTAAGTTGAATCTTGaaacacacatgagaattcacactggGGAGAAACCTTTTCAATGTAACGATTGtgggaaaacatttaattataagTCCCATCTTAAGGGACACATAAAACAGATTCACAAGAAAGAAAAACCCTTTAGCTGTAGGGATTGTGGAAAAAGCTTCAGTTTCAGATCACACCTGATGACACACATGACCATCCACTCAGTAGAGAAACCTTTTGGCTGTGATGTCTGTGGTAAACGATTTCGGGCAAAATACAACCGTgataaacacatgagaatccacacaggagagaaacttTATGACTGTGAGATTTGTGGCAAAAGGTTTAACCGCAGCACTAATCTAACCGTTCACATGCGGATCCACTCAGGAGAGAAACCATTTGTTTGTGAGGAGTGTGGGAAGAGTTTTAGTGCACAAGGAAGTCTTACTCACCACATGATAGTTCACACTGTAGAGAAACCTTTTAGCTGTGATGTTTGCAGGAAAACATTTCGTAGAGCAGTAGAGCTCAAAATACACATGAGAATACACACAGGAGAAAGGCCGTTTGGGTGTGACGTTTGTGGAAAGCGTTTTCGCCAAAATTCAACCCTTAACATGCACAGGAAAATCCACAAAGGAGAGAACTCGTTCATTTGTCATGTTTGTGGTAAAGCATGTCGCGAACGAGGATCTCTTTCAAGACACATTAGagtccacacaggagagaaaccatTCAGCTGCAGCGTGTGCAGCAAAAGCTTTAAAGAAAAAGGTAAACTAACAAATCACATGAAAATTCATGCAGGAAAGCAACCTGAACTGAGAGAAACGTTTTAG
- the LOC124874649 gene encoding gastrula zinc finger protein XlCGF57.1-like isoform X2 — protein MRDRSFNPLIEGGVEATPPAHSPERFLQPWTTEYLSLWTIKSEFHTAGPRKQLETANSSRNHRSISELQRLRVKRRSTGGEKMSERRNLHSDDPAELLIPAASTSELELRKAGVNPMRFGEEIHLNVIKQNLGTKEIKDEEGEVRISFASETVKTEDDEKLCQIKTEKNKVTEPPTSSPTQQIKMEPVGEDHGIAEPNSSDPRSEAEDGGYGWSVVPKSGLNDEEVNSSKTAFSCFECGKQFSHKGSLTRHFRVHAGDKPFLCKKCGETFSQRLELKAHRKIHIGEKRFCCEYCGKTFHSRVNLARHVKIHTGEKEFSCCKCEKKFNCNAHLKSHMLVHTDEKPFCCNSCGKSFRRKGEYKVHIRVHSEGSPSICSVCGRSFNCKLNLETHMRIHTGEKPFQCNDCGKTFNYKSHLKGHIKQIHKKEKPFSCRDCGKSFSFRSHLMTHMTIHSVEKPFGCDVCGKRFRAKYNRDKHMRIHTGEKLYDCEICGKRFNRSTNLTVHMRIHSGEKPFVCEECGKSFSAQGSLTHHMIVHTVEKPFSCDVCRKTFRRAVELKIHMRIHTGERPFGCDVCGKRFRQNSTLNMHRKIHKGENSFICHVCGKACRERGSLSRHIRVHTGEKPFSCSVCSKSFKEKGKLTNHMKIHAGKQPELRETF, from the exons ATGAGGGACCGATCATTTAACCCGCTGATAGAAGG GGGTGTTGAAGCCACGCCCCCTGCACATTCACCAGAAAGGTTCCTGCAACCCTGGACTACAGAGTATTTGAGCCTGTGGACTATAAAAAGTGAA TTTCATACAGCTGGGCCGAGGAAGCAGCTGGAGACAGCAAATTCTTCCAGAAATCACCGATCCATCTCTGAGCTGCAAAGATTGAGGGTGAAGAGGAGAAGCACAGGTGGAGAGAAGATGTCTGAAAGGAGAAACCTTCATTCAGATGATCCTGCAGAGCTCCTCATACCTGCAGCCTCCACATCAGAACTGGAGCTGAGAAAAGCTGGCGTCAATCCTA TGAGATTTGGTGAAGAGATTCACCTGAACGTCATCAAGCAGAACCTGGGCACTAAGGAGATAAAGGATGAAGAGGGAGAAGTCCGGATTTCTTTTGCTTCTGAAACCGTGAAGACTGAAGATGATGAGAAGCTGTGtcagataaaaactgaaaagaacaAAGTGACAGAACCTCCAACCAGCAGCCCAACTCAACAGATAAAAATGGAACCTGTTGGAGAGGACCATGGAATAGCAGAACCA AACTCATCAGATCCTAGATCAGAAGCAGAAGATGGTGGCTATGGTTGGAGTGTTGTACCCAAGTCAGGTTTGAATGATGAGGAAGTTAACAGTTCCAAAACTGCCTTCAGTTGTTTTGAGTGTGGTAAACAGTTTTCCCACAAGGGGTCCCTCACAAGACACTTTCGTGTCCATGCAGGAGATAAACCATTTCTCTGTAAGAAATGTGGTGAAACGTTTAGTCAACGCCTGGAACTGAAGGCTCACAGGAAAATCCACATAGGAGAGAAACGGTTTTGTTGTGAGTattgtggaaaaacatttcacagtCGTGTCAATCTAGCCAGACATGTAAAAATTCACACCGGAGAAAAAGAATTCAGTTGTTGtaagtgtgaaaaaaaatttaattgtaaTGCTCACCTGAAGTCGCACATGCTTGTCCACACAGATGAGAAGCCTTTTTGCTGTAACAGTTGTGGGAAAAGTTTTCGCAGAAAGGGAGAATACAAGGTTCACATAAGAGTTCACAGTGAAGGAAGTCCTTCCATCTGCTCCGTCTGTGGGAGAAGTTTTAATTGTAAGTTGAATCTTGaaacacacatgagaattcacactggGGAGAAACCTTTTCAATGTAACGATTGtgggaaaacatttaattataagTCCCATCTTAAGGGACACATAAAACAGATTCACAAGAAAGAAAAACCCTTTAGCTGTAGGGATTGTGGAAAAAGCTTCAGTTTCAGATCACACCTGATGACACACATGACCATCCACTCAGTAGAGAAACCTTTTGGCTGTGATGTCTGTGGTAAACGATTTCGGGCAAAATACAACCGTgataaacacatgagaatccacacaggagagaaacttTATGACTGTGAGATTTGTGGCAAAAGGTTTAACCGCAGCACTAATCTAACCGTTCACATGCGGATCCACTCAGGAGAGAAACCATTTGTTTGTGAGGAGTGTGGGAAGAGTTTTAGTGCACAAGGAAGTCTTACTCACCACATGATAGTTCACACTGTAGAGAAACCTTTTAGCTGTGATGTTTGCAGGAAAACATTTCGTAGAGCAGTAGAGCTCAAAATACACATGAGAATACACACAGGAGAAAGGCCGTTTGGGTGTGACGTTTGTGGAAAGCGTTTTCGCCAAAATTCAACCCTTAACATGCACAGGAAAATCCACAAAGGAGAGAACTCGTTCATTTGTCATGTTTGTGGTAAAGCATGTCGCGAACGAGGATCTCTTTCAAGACACATTAGagtccacacaggagagaaaccatTCAGCTGCAGCGTGTGCAGCAAAAGCTTTAAAGAAAAAGGTAAACTAACAAATCACATGAAAATTCATGCAGGAAAGCAACCTGAACTGAGAGAAACGTTTTAG